In the genome of Arabidopsis thaliana chromosome 4, partial sequence, the window ataattttttcatagCAAACACAAACTTTTAAGGATTAGTTAAGATTTCAGTATAGGATTTTGATCCATCATAggatataaaatttgatattccATATGACTTGTAACAGTTTAGTGgtcttttaattatatatatgtgaccaattgaattattttataggTGTTAAAAGCTTTTGTTCATGGAGATGAGAACATGTTAAACAATTATCCTGAGCTACATGAAGCTTTTGTTTGGGTGTATTTCCATTCCAACATCCCCAAGTTCAACAAGGTCGAATGTTGGGGTCGGCTATGCGAGGCCACCTCGCACGATGGTTGTAAGACTCCCACGTGTGAAATCTTACCGGAACCGCCTTGCTTTGATAAGTGCAGCTGTTGTTTTCCGACGGTCAGCACGATCCCCTGGTCTCATTCTCATGGCTGCAGCCATGGTGAAGAGGATAATAATGTAGCTATAGCCGGAGGGAATCTATTGACCAAGTACATGTATAAGcgaagtaaaagaaaatagtagCACATATCTTTCGATGtataatcaaaatcatcaaatggTCGTTGAGATAATGTCACATTATCAAGTGCAATGATGTGGTAAAGCCGTAAAGGACATAGTGAATGATCAACAAAACAACTAGATTCTGAATCAGTATGCTGATAATTCATGGTGGTGGGTCGAGTCATTTCTTACAACAATGTCCGTATAGAAGTGCAACgtaaatttattttcctatttttttttcacttttgaaCAGAAGGTGACTCGGTCttttataataattagaagaaacaaacaagacaCCTGATTGTTTGTATTA includes:
- a CDS encoding STAY-GREEN-like protein: MVKVARLFGQAIFEASKLNVKFLGVDEKKHPPNLPRTYTFTHSDITAKLTLAISHSINNSQLQGWANRLYRDEVVAEWRKVKSNMSLHVHCHISGDHFLLDLIAELRYFIFCKELPMVLKAFVHGDENMLNNYPELHEAFVWVYFHSNIPKFNKVECWGRLCEATSHDGCKTPTCEILPEPPCFDKCSCCFPTVSTIPWSHSHGCSHGEEDNNVAIAGGNLLTKYMYKRSKRK